From a single Nostoc edaphicum CCNP1411 genomic region:
- a CDS encoding Npun_F0813 family protein produces the protein MFILKRQDVEISSIQHPKRDQQVPILSYQGQTFRLISVFKASQEEEARALWRELTDNRGKACVLLEEPERFSVWGKIRLEQLDSDTGGHGKTAILVEASILLLQGVSIDIEEFLGARQAALFEKDIAEVLQQKQFPQASSLEAVKYLVSTNPLPAAKIPDWQENHVVILLQELHRLGKAYFGNANFTKQVIYKLEDMPEAERSLFLNWLNQSPLGKLWQ, from the coding sequence ATGTTTATTCTCAAACGGCAGGATGTTGAAATATCAAGCATTCAGCACCCAAAACGGGATCAGCAGGTGCCGATCCTCAGTTATCAAGGGCAGACTTTTCGCTTGATTAGTGTCTTCAAAGCTAGTCAAGAGGAAGAAGCTAGAGCCTTATGGAGAGAATTAACGGATAACCGAGGTAAAGCCTGTGTTTTGCTGGAGGAACCGGAACGCTTTAGTGTTTGGGGTAAAATCCGTTTAGAGCAGCTGGATAGTGACACCGGGGGTCATGGCAAAACGGCGATTTTAGTCGAAGCCAGTATCTTGCTATTGCAGGGTGTTTCTATCGACATTGAAGAGTTTTTAGGTGCTAGGCAAGCTGCCTTATTTGAAAAAGATATTGCGGAAGTATTACAGCAGAAGCAATTTCCTCAAGCATCTTCCCTAGAAGCGGTTAAATATTTGGTATCTACTAATCCTTTGCCGGCAGCCAAAATACCTGATTGGCAAGAAAATCATGTAGTTATCTTGTTACAAGAACTGCATAGATTAGGAAAGGCCTATTTTGGCAATGCTAATTTTACCAAACAAGTGATTTATAAATTAGAAGATATGCCAGAAGCCGAGCGATCGCTGTTTCTGAACTGGCTAAATCAATCGCCTCTGGGTAAACTATGGCAGTAG
- a CDS encoding 16S rRNA (uracil(1498)-N(3))-methyltransferase, producing the protein MSQLQRIAIAPSQLQQGQILLTKEQQHYLARVLRLREGDRFIAMDGKGKSWLAQLAGEQAQVLEPLLVETELPVSITLMVALPKGNGFDEVVRCCTELGVTCIAPVLSDRTLLNPSPQKLERWRRIAAEAAEQSERSFVPIILEPVAFNTGLSLVIGHSSFANSQQYICVARGEFPHLKDCLQHKGQMTNDIGQEKIVIATGPEGGWTTPEIENAIASGFQPVSLGRRILRAVTAPVVALSLITAACEV; encoded by the coding sequence ATGTCTCAACTGCAAAGAATTGCGATCGCACCTTCTCAACTCCAACAAGGGCAAATTTTGCTCACAAAAGAACAACAACATTATTTGGCCCGTGTGCTGCGTTTGCGTGAAGGCGATCGCTTTATTGCAATGGATGGTAAAGGAAAATCGTGGTTAGCGCAGTTAGCAGGGGAACAAGCACAGGTTTTAGAACCGCTTTTAGTGGAAACAGAATTACCTGTATCAATTACGCTGATGGTGGCGTTGCCCAAAGGTAATGGATTTGATGAAGTGGTGCGGTGTTGTACAGAGTTGGGAGTAACTTGTATTGCACCAGTATTGAGCGATCGCACTTTGCTTAATCCTAGTCCTCAAAAGCTCGAACGTTGGCGGCGCATCGCTGCGGAAGCCGCTGAACAATCAGAGCGTTCTTTTGTGCCGATAATTTTAGAACCTGTTGCTTTTAACACGGGTTTGTCATTAGTCATTGGTCATTCATCATTTGCAAATAGCCAACAATATATCTGTGTAGCGCGTGGCGAGTTTCCCCACTTAAAAGATTGCTTACAGCACAAAGGACAAATGACAAATGACATTGGACAAGAAAAAATTGTCATTGCTACCGGCCCAGAGGGAGGATGGACAACACCAGAAATTGAAAATGCGATCGCATCCGGATTTCAACCTGTTTCTCTTGGTCGCCGCATCCTCAGAGCAGTTACGGCCCCAGTAGTAGCATTATCCTTGATTACCGCAGCTTGTGAAGTATAA
- a CDS encoding VOC family protein, with protein MSQTLFHLAFPVTNIAQTKAYYVDGLGCIPGRENHHALILNLYGHQLVAHVTKEPLTPQHTIYPRHFGLIFTQERDWQDLLERAQQQQLLFREETKNRFVGSPLEHRTFFLEDPFYNLMEFKYYRHPEAIFGSYEHTQIGDRT; from the coding sequence ATGAGCCAAACTTTATTCCATCTGGCTTTCCCTGTAACTAACATTGCCCAGACAAAAGCATATTATGTAGATGGCTTGGGCTGCATTCCTGGTCGTGAAAACCACCATGCCCTGATTCTCAATCTCTACGGTCATCAACTAGTGGCTCACGTCACCAAAGAACCCTTGACACCGCAACATACCATATATCCCAGACACTTTGGGCTAATTTTTACCCAAGAACGTGACTGGCAAGACTTACTAGAAAGGGCGCAACAACAGCAGTTACTTTTTCGCGAAGAAACCAAAAATCGCTTTGTTGGTTCTCCTCTTGAGCATCGCACTTTCTTTTTAGAAGATCCCTTTTATAACCTCATGGAGTTCAAGTATTATCGTCACCCAGAGGCGATTTTTGGGAGTTACGAACATACACAAATTGGAGATAGGACTTAA
- a CDS encoding transposase, which translates to MRKLTDSDKQEILKLYRETAETTSTLADRYGVSNSTISRLLKSTLPEDEYEYLVSLKRAARTPEGRAQVSYEQLPLLSQPEPEIEVPPSESQPLELPPKVEPLPRKIIRVEQELYSEETAESIAASRRVRRRPSASEKPKLRVTEKLETPEPKPPEIVSIPIPPLKNEHPGAAVIAHMLGDDLLDESEDLDDLEDDDLEDDDFEEEDFDDDDLDDDRPLVTKRRPGEASVQVLPLSIANLPKTCYLVIDRSSELITRPLKDFGDLGQIPSLETQQRTLPVFDNHRVAKRFSTKRDRVIKVPDSKMLHKARTHLEAKGITRLLIDGQVYSLSML; encoded by the coding sequence GTGAGAAAACTAACAGACTCTGACAAGCAAGAAATTCTTAAATTATATCGAGAGACTGCCGAAACAACCTCAACTTTGGCAGACCGCTATGGTGTGAGTAACTCGACAATTAGTCGCCTACTCAAAAGCACTTTGCCAGAAGATGAGTATGAATACTTAGTCTCTTTGAAACGGGCTGCGAGAACTCCTGAGGGAAGGGCACAGGTAAGCTACGAGCAGTTACCACTGCTAAGTCAACCAGAGCCAGAGATAGAAGTTCCACCCAGTGAAAGTCAACCATTGGAATTACCACCAAAAGTTGAGCCACTACCACGTAAGATAATTCGTGTAGAGCAGGAACTTTACTCAGAGGAAACGGCAGAGTCAATTGCCGCTAGCAGACGAGTACGGCGACGCCCCTCGGCGTCAGAAAAACCCAAGCTCCGAGTCACAGAGAAATTAGAAACTCCAGAGCCAAAGCCGCCGGAAATAGTCAGCATCCCCATCCCACCCCTCAAGAATGAACATCCAGGAGCGGCCGTCATCGCGCACATGCTGGGCGATGATTTACTCGACGAATCAGAGGATTTGGATGATTTAGAAGATGATGATTTAGAAGATGATGACTTTGAGGAAGAAGACTTTGATGACGATGACCTGGATGATGACAGACCTTTAGTCACAAAAAGAAGACCAGGTGAAGCATCAGTTCAAGTTTTACCTTTGTCGATAGCCAATTTGCCGAAAACTTGCTATTTAGTAATTGACCGTTCCTCAGAATTAATTACCAGACCTCTCAAGGACTTTGGTGATTTGGGGCAAATTCCCAGCCTGGAAACCCAGCAAAGAACTCTACCAGTGTTTGATAATCATCGCGTCGCCAAGCGCTTTTCTACGAAGCGCGATCGCGTGATTAAAGTTCCCGATAGTAAAATGCTCCATAAGGCTCGTACTCATTTGGAAGCCAAGGGCATTACGCGACTGTTGATTGATGGTCAGGTCTATTCCTTGTCTATGCTTTAA
- the sir gene encoding sulfite reductase, ferredoxin dependent — protein sequence MVKSAPSPIASRKPSKVEGIKENSNFLREPVATEILQDTTHFTENAVQLLKFHGSYQQDNRDNRTKGQEKDYQFMLRTKNPGGLVPPQLYLALDKIADEYGNHTLRATTRQGFQLHGILKKNLKSAIATIVNNLGSTLGACGDINRNVMAPPAPFKNRPDYQYAWEYAQNIADLLSAQTGAYYEIWLDGEKAISAEENPEVKAARQRNGNGTIIHDNEEPIYGTHYMPRKFKICVTVPGDNSVDLYSQDLTLVVITNKKKQLEGFNIFAGGGLGRTHGKEETFARLADPIGYVAKDDVYDIVKAIVATQRDYGDRTDRRHARLKYLINDWGVEKFRTQVEEYFGKSIEAFKPLPEFKFYDFLGWNEQGDGKLFLGISIDNGRIKDEGSFQLKTALREIVEQFNLPIRLTSNHNLIFYDIEPDSKEAIQDILSRYGVGDEPNKIEPLVRYAMACPALPTCGLAITESERAIPGILERIRALLDKLGLQKEHFVVRMTGCPNGCARPYLAELGFVGSAPESYQVWLGGSPNQTRLAQPYIEKLHHNDLDSFLEPIFVYFKKSRKSKESFGDFCDRVGFDAIREFAASYDPQTANGANKSRHRVNLKEEVYGKLKEVAESQGKPMTQLVTEALEAYFQNLS from the coding sequence ATGGTTAAATCTGCTCCTTCCCCCATCGCTAGCCGTAAGCCTTCCAAAGTAGAAGGAATCAAGGAAAATAGTAATTTTTTGCGTGAACCTGTAGCAACTGAGATCCTTCAAGATACTACCCATTTTACCGAAAATGCGGTGCAGCTTTTGAAGTTTCATGGTTCTTACCAGCAGGATAACCGCGACAACCGCACCAAGGGACAGGAAAAAGATTACCAGTTTATGCTGCGGACAAAAAATCCGGGTGGTTTAGTACCGCCGCAGCTGTATCTGGCTTTAGATAAAATCGCTGATGAGTATGGTAACCACACGTTACGAGCAACTACTCGTCAAGGTTTCCAACTGCACGGAATTTTAAAGAAGAATCTAAAGTCAGCAATTGCCACCATTGTCAACAATCTGGGTTCGACTTTAGGAGCTTGCGGCGACATCAACCGCAATGTGATGGCACCACCAGCCCCCTTTAAGAATCGCCCAGACTATCAATATGCTTGGGAGTATGCCCAGAATATTGCTGACTTGCTGTCAGCGCAAACGGGCGCTTATTACGAGATTTGGCTAGATGGGGAAAAAGCAATTAGTGCTGAAGAGAACCCAGAGGTAAAAGCAGCTCGACAGCGCAATGGGAATGGCACAATTATCCATGACAACGAAGAACCGATTTATGGCACGCACTATATGCCGCGCAAGTTCAAAATTTGCGTGACTGTGCCAGGGGATAATTCAGTAGATTTGTATTCCCAAGACCTGACGTTGGTAGTAATTACCAATAAAAAGAAACAACTGGAAGGATTTAATATTTTTGCTGGTGGTGGTTTAGGTAGAACCCACGGTAAAGAAGAAACTTTCGCTAGGTTAGCAGACCCCATCGGTTATGTGGCGAAGGATGACGTTTACGACATCGTGAAAGCGATTGTTGCTACCCAGAGAGATTATGGCGATCGCACTGACCGTCGTCATGCCAGACTAAAATATCTAATCAACGATTGGGGCGTAGAAAAATTCCGTACCCAAGTTGAAGAATATTTTGGTAAATCAATTGAAGCCTTCAAACCACTGCCAGAGTTCAAATTTTACGACTTCCTCGGCTGGAATGAACAAGGTGATGGCAAGCTATTCTTAGGAATTTCCATTGACAATGGTCGAATCAAGGATGAAGGTTCGTTTCAACTGAAAACCGCCTTGCGGGAAATTGTCGAACAGTTCAACTTACCCATCCGCCTCACATCCAACCACAACCTAATTTTTTACGATATTGAACCAGACAGCAAGGAAGCTATTCAAGACATTCTTAGCCGTTACGGTGTCGGAGACGAACCCAATAAAATCGAACCTTTAGTGCGGTATGCAATGGCTTGTCCGGCTTTGCCTACTTGCGGCTTGGCAATCACGGAATCAGAACGAGCAATACCAGGTATTTTAGAGCGGATTCGCGCTCTGTTAGATAAATTAGGTTTACAAAAAGAACATTTTGTGGTGAGGATGACAGGATGCCCCAATGGGTGCGCTCGTCCATACTTGGCTGAATTGGGCTTTGTGGGTAGCGCTCCAGAATCTTACCAAGTATGGCTAGGGGGTTCGCCAAATCAAACTCGACTGGCACAACCTTATATAGAAAAGCTGCACCATAATGATTTAGACAGCTTCCTAGAACCGATTTTTGTTTACTTTAAGAAATCTCGGAAATCGAAGGAAAGCTTCGGTGATTTTTGCGATCGCGTTGGTTTTGATGCCATCCGCGAATTTGCTGCTAGCTACGATCCCCAAACAGCCAATGGTGCAAACAAATCGCGCCACCGCGTAAATTTGAAAGAAGAGGTTTATGGCAAGTTGAAGGAAGTAGCAGAAAGCCAAGGTAAGCCGATGACTCAGTTGGTTACTGAAGCGCTAGAGGCTTACTTCCAAAATCTTTCGTAA
- a CDS encoding ADP-ribosylglycohydrolase family protein, whose translation MLTAAKTLSGLMGLCVGDALGVPVEFTSRAERVKSPVTTMLGYGTWNQPPGTWSDDSSLSFCLAECLCRGYSLDAIANSFWRWYKEAYWTPRGDVFDIGQTTHTAIMRLKQGVVPHQAGGKVENSNGNGSLMRILPMAYCHRSFTLAELLARVHDVSAITHAHARSQMACGIYISIAVALLEGADSQTAYLQGLQDIQTIYSVREFLLEKPHFGRVFSGEIAKVPVEEINSGGYVIDTLESSLWCLLNSSSYSEAVLKAVNLGGDTDTTAAVTGGLAGIYYGVENIPKQWMNQIARRQDIIYLAERFARAVYS comes from the coding sequence ATGCTAACCGCTGCAAAAACGTTATCTGGTTTGATGGGTTTATGTGTCGGTGATGCGTTGGGTGTGCCGGTGGAGTTTACTAGCCGTGCTGAACGAGTAAAATCTCCAGTGACAACAATGCTTGGTTATGGCACATGGAATCAACCACCAGGAACTTGGTCAGATGACAGTTCCTTAAGCTTTTGCTTGGCGGAATGCCTTTGTAGGGGGTATTCGTTGGATGCCATAGCCAATTCCTTCTGGCGCTGGTACAAGGAGGCTTACTGGACTCCCCGTGGCGATGTCTTTGATATTGGTCAAACTACCCACACAGCAATTATGCGCCTGAAGCAGGGAGTGGTTCCCCATCAGGCGGGTGGTAAGGTGGAAAATAGTAATGGCAATGGTTCTTTAATGAGAATCTTGCCGATGGCTTATTGTCACAGAAGCTTCACTTTAGCTGAATTGCTGGCGCGGGTGCATGATGTTTCGGCAATTACTCATGCTCATGCGCGATCGCAAATGGCCTGTGGCATTTATATTAGTATTGCAGTGGCACTCTTAGAAGGGGCTGACTCGCAAACAGCTTATTTACAAGGATTGCAAGACATCCAAACAATTTATTCTGTGCGGGAATTTTTATTAGAGAAGCCCCATTTTGGCAGAGTTTTCAGTGGTGAGATTGCCAAAGTACCAGTAGAAGAGATTAATTCTGGTGGCTATGTGATTGACACCTTAGAGTCATCCCTATGGTGTTTATTAAATAGCTCGTCTTATTCTGAGGCGGTACTGAAAGCTGTCAACTTAGGCGGAGATACAGATACTACCGCCGCCGTCACCGGTGGGTTAGCGGGAATTTACTACGGAGTAGAAAATATTCCCAAACAATGGATGAACCAAATTGCTCGTAGACAAGACATTATTTACTTGGCAGAGCGTTTTGCAAGGGCTGTCTACAGTTGA
- a CDS encoding tetratricopeptide repeat protein: MIEQVAIAFEHKDYQTAAKLLKQLLVESPEHPWVQYYLGRLHEVSEKYQDAEKIYRQLLRDTRNAKIVTLAREALRRLQEMELEERQRAISQAKSEPNDTELGVLVLEPLNNEMKAEASRKFAQIMQLDPYTARLLLPSRGWRLYRTGQVGELKFYGKQLQQAGIPCFWATIAQIQQIQVYQVKYFQECTPQATVVCRNEVNQLGSLTFDWSEVTARVVGLLPIFEEVVDRDVRGKLERKTQTQDYTQFCDLHIPGRRCILRLYDHGYEFQQGLEIIPQASQNTIRINWNSLSSWIDQQLPDAIIWSDFTSFADTTLDQTEMLSHIKSHIHLLRREKTNWDSAFQLYSGLVLLKDAN, encoded by the coding sequence ATGATTGAGCAAGTTGCGATCGCCTTTGAGCATAAAGATTATCAAACAGCTGCTAAATTACTCAAACAGCTGCTAGTAGAATCGCCAGAACATCCTTGGGTACAATATTATCTCGGTCGACTGCATGAAGTATCTGAAAAATACCAAGATGCAGAAAAAATTTATCGGCAACTGCTGCGAGATACAAGGAATGCCAAAATAGTAACGCTCGCACGCGAAGCTTTGCGACGACTACAAGAAATGGAGCTTGAAGAAAGACAAAGAGCCATTTCCCAAGCAAAATCTGAACCGAATGATACTGAACTTGGCGTACTAGTCTTAGAGCCACTCAATAACGAGATGAAAGCAGAAGCATCTCGGAAATTCGCTCAGATTATGCAACTAGACCCCTACACTGCACGGCTATTACTACCAAGTCGTGGCTGGAGGTTGTACCGCACTGGACAAGTAGGAGAACTAAAATTTTACGGCAAACAGTTACAGCAAGCTGGTATTCCTTGCTTTTGGGCAACGATAGCTCAAATTCAACAAATTCAAGTTTATCAAGTCAAATATTTTCAAGAATGTACCCCACAAGCTACTGTTGTTTGCCGCAACGAGGTAAATCAACTCGGTTCTCTCACTTTTGATTGGTCAGAAGTCACAGCAAGAGTAGTAGGACTGTTGCCCATTTTCGAGGAAGTGGTAGATCGAGATGTGCGCGGTAAACTGGAACGGAAAACTCAAACACAAGACTATACCCAGTTTTGTGATTTACACATACCTGGTAGACGTTGCATTCTCCGACTTTATGATCACGGCTATGAATTTCAGCAAGGTTTAGAAATCATTCCCCAAGCTAGCCAAAATACAATCAGAATTAATTGGAATAGTTTATCGAGTTGGATTGACCAGCAACTACCTGACGCCATAATTTGGTCAGATTTCACATCCTTTGCAGATACAACATTAGATCAAACAGAAATGCTGAGTCATATCAAGTCTCATATTCATTTGTTGCGTAGAGAAAAGACTAATTGGGACTCAGCGTTTCAGCTATATAGTGGACTGGTGTTGCTTAAAGATGCAAATTAG
- a CDS encoding esterase/lipase family protein — protein sequence MNTENQQRNPVLLIHGIEDTEAVFHKMRAYLIQRGWSVYSLNLLPNNGDVGLDELAKQVADYITATFASEQHLDLVGFSMGGIVSRYYVQRLGGINRVQRFITISSPHHGTVVAYGSRRPGCLQMRPDSIFLKDLNSDAVILGQLDFTSIWTPYDLMIVPANSSQMSIGSEVIVPVALHPWMLTDTRSLAVVQAALTEGIKLPLLKKKSSQ from the coding sequence ATGAACACCGAAAATCAGCAGCGCAATCCCGTTTTGTTAATACACGGAATTGAAGATACAGAGGCAGTTTTCCATAAAATGAGGGCATACCTCATACAACGGGGTTGGTCTGTATATAGCCTGAATCTGCTTCCTAATAATGGTGATGTGGGTCTTGATGAATTGGCAAAGCAGGTAGCCGATTATATTACAGCTACCTTTGCATCAGAACAACACCTAGATTTAGTAGGCTTCAGTATGGGAGGAATTGTCAGCCGTTACTATGTACAGCGACTAGGAGGAATAAACCGCGTGCAGCGGTTTATCACCATCTCTTCACCCCATCATGGAACTGTCGTTGCTTATGGTTCCAGGCGTCCTGGTTGCCTACAAATGCGCCCCGACAGCATTTTTCTCAAGGATTTAAATTCTGATGCTGTAATATTAGGGCAGCTAGATTTTACATCTATCTGGACACCTTATGATTTGATGATTGTCCCAGCTAATAGTTCACAAATGTCCATAGGAAGTGAAGTAATAGTACCAGTTGCTCTACACCCTTGGATGCTGACAGACACGAGAAGTTTAGCAGTAGTGCAAGCAGCTTTAACAGAAGGTATTAAGCTGCCCTTGCTGAAGAAAAAATCCAGTCAGTAG
- a CDS encoding group I intron-associated PD-(D/E)XK endonuclease codes for MLHHTKNKGDIAATKAIADLTLKGYLILTPLVCEHLPFDFVAYKDDKFYKIQAKYAGDNRVVNKTIWVDKNGTHQKKYKVNDFDFYAVYLPDIDKVVYPSINFKGCYITTQIPNSATPFYWWEDFTDFTEAASKRTYKEFGVDLTTRKVNPDSRIHTRKVERPSKEELEKLVWEKPTAQIGRDFGVSDKAVEKWCKAYGLEKPPRGYWVKKAYGKVEGQLTTHNETFSRIEF; via the coding sequence TTGCTGCATCATACCAAGAACAAAGGCGATATTGCTGCTACGAAAGCAATTGCTGATCTAACGCTTAAAGGATACTTGATTCTCACGCCACTTGTTTGTGAGCATTTACCTTTCGATTTTGTTGCTTACAAAGACGATAAATTTTATAAAATCCAAGCTAAATATGCGGGAGATAATAGAGTAGTCAATAAAACTATTTGGGTAGATAAAAATGGGACTCATCAGAAGAAGTACAAAGTAAATGACTTTGACTTTTATGCAGTTTATCTACCTGACATAGATAAAGTTGTCTATCCATCAATTAACTTTAAGGGTTGCTACATAACTACCCAGATACCTAATTCAGCTACACCCTTTTACTGGTGGGAGGATTTTACAGACTTTACTGAAGCAGCATCTAAGCGAACCTACAAGGAGTTTGGCGTTGATTTAACGACTAGAAAGGTTAACCCAGACTCTAGAATTCACACTAGAAAAGTAGAAAGACCATCAAAAGAAGAACTAGAAAAACTAGTTTGGGAAAAGCCAACCGCACAAATTGGCAGAGATTTTGGCGTATCTGATAAAGCTGTAGAAAAGTGGTGTAAAGCTTATGGCTTAGAAAAGCCACCCAGAGGATATTGGGTGAAAAAGGCTTATGGAAAAGTGGAAGGACAGTTAACAACTCATAACGAAACGTTCTCTAGGATAGAGTTTTAG
- a CDS encoding outer membrane beta-barrel protein, producing the protein MKHLLKSFLTISALSSLIVAPLVLSAGQASAQIKKGTDASYVGAGVAAGVTSGGQGINDDATFGGNVTGRLKLGTTPFSARGNVLWSDQTSAIIPELSVDVPIANRTNAYLTGGYSFVEKDGSPTPIGNKDSVVVGAGVESEVANNFLVYTNAKVGIGAYQNSDASAVSINGGIGYRFK; encoded by the coding sequence ATGAAACACTTACTCAAGTCTTTCTTGACAATTTCTGCATTGTCTTCCTTAATAGTTGCTCCTCTTGTTCTATCAGCTGGTCAAGCTTCTGCTCAAATCAAAAAGGGTACTGATGCTAGTTATGTTGGTGCCGGTGTTGCAGCTGGCGTTACCAGTGGCGGACAAGGTATCAACGATGATGCCACATTTGGCGGTAATGTCACAGGTCGCTTGAAATTAGGAACTACCCCGTTTTCTGCACGCGGTAATGTCCTCTGGAGTGATCAGACAAGTGCCATTATTCCAGAACTTTCTGTGGATGTACCCATTGCGAATAGAACTAACGCCTATTTAACTGGTGGTTATTCTTTTGTAGAAAAAGATGGCTCACCAACTCCTATAGGTAACAAAGATTCAGTAGTGGTAGGTGCTGGTGTTGAATCGGAAGTTGCTAACAATTTCCTCGTCTACACTAATGCCAAAGTCGGAATTGGTGCTTACCAAAATAGCGATGCTTCTGCTGTTAGCATTAATGGTGGTATTGGCTATCGCTTCAAATAA